A region from the uncultured Macellibacteroides sp. genome encodes:
- a CDS encoding TonB-dependent receptor encodes MRNLLTFVLLWCTILSAYAQDVQIKGVVISGEDNLPLPGVNVVVKGTTIGSTTDFDGQFSFAAPAKSTLVVSYIGYKPLELAADATKSMRIVLHEDSEVLEEVVVVGYGTVKRKDVTTSVASVSTKDLDERPLISAASAIQGKAAGVNVIQPSGEPGAGMVVRVRGNSSINASNDPLYVVDGVPMSEINFLSPNDIESMQILKDASSAAIYGSRASNGVVLITTKAGARGDAKISFTAHVGITDVAKQMESLNVAQYSDLMKEIGRVNLPQGLTDQTNWFDETYRTGVTQNYQLSFSNGNDKMKYYVSGGYTKEDGVIKVAFYERYNLRANLENQIRSWLKFNTNFAYSDYSSNGIVSGQGANRAGVVLSVINTPSYATIWDSENPGQYNNNFYGANITHPVENMSRTADNKTNNNRLVGSVSGEITFLPELKFKTTTSIDRVYYHNTSFLDPKKTEYGRSQYGNATDNRSLTTIMVFDNIMNYDKTFGKHSFNVMAGTSGTTSKWSQSYQSVSHFMNSEIKTLNAGNKVSQGNGTSAADWSIMSYLGRVAYNYDSKYLFTANFRSDGSSKLSPTKRWGYFPSFSAAWRISSEEFMKDITWIDDLKLRGGWGQTGNQSGISDYAYLQRYNITRQNWWETGKENAMVILSPANMKNQDLTWETTTQTNIGVDLSMFSSRLVFNADAYYKYTTDLLMDVPLPSTADVSSITRNEGEMVNKGIEFAISSKNLVNKLKWDTDFNISFNRNEVKKFTLQDIYYFAQTSEATSENVVRMTSGQPLGMFWGYINDGVDPETGDLIYRDLDGNGKITSSDKSYIGNPNPDFTFGLTNNLSYKGFNLNIFFQGSVGNDIYNASRMETEGMYDAKNQSTEVLNRWRIPGQITDMPRAVATTDNLKASTRFIEDGSFMRLKTVTLSYNFSGGLLKKWNIGRLQPYFTAQNLFTLTNYSGFDPEVNQWGGSATVQGIDWGTYPQVRSYVFGVNVEF; translated from the coding sequence ATGAGAAATTTGTTAACATTTGTGCTCCTGTGGTGCACAATCCTTTCTGCCTATGCGCAAGACGTGCAGATAAAGGGTGTTGTTATTTCCGGGGAGGATAACCTTCCTTTACCCGGAGTGAATGTGGTAGTAAAAGGTACTACCATTGGTTCGACGACCGATTTCGACGGTCAGTTTTCCTTTGCCGCACCGGCAAAAAGTACACTCGTTGTTTCTTACATTGGTTATAAACCGCTGGAATTGGCTGCAGATGCAACAAAGTCCATGCGAATTGTTCTGCACGAAGATTCTGAAGTGCTGGAAGAGGTCGTAGTGGTAGGTTATGGAACCGTGAAGAGAAAAGACGTAACAACTTCGGTTGCCAGTGTATCAACCAAGGACCTGGACGAACGTCCGCTTATCTCTGCCGCTTCCGCCATTCAGGGAAAAGCTGCCGGGGTTAATGTTATCCAACCTAGTGGAGAACCAGGTGCAGGAATGGTGGTTCGTGTGCGTGGTAATTCATCAATCAATGCCAGCAACGATCCGTTGTATGTGGTGGATGGAGTACCTATGAGTGAAATCAACTTCCTTAGTCCGAACGACATCGAAAGCATGCAGATCCTTAAGGATGCTTCATCTGCAGCAATTTATGGTTCGCGTGCATCCAACGGGGTTGTTTTAATCACAACAAAAGCCGGCGCCAGAGGGGATGCTAAAATTTCGTTTACAGCACACGTTGGTATAACTGATGTGGCTAAACAAATGGAGTCGTTAAACGTGGCTCAGTACAGCGATTTAATGAAGGAAATAGGTCGTGTTAACCTGCCCCAGGGACTTACGGATCAAACAAACTGGTTTGATGAAACTTATCGTACGGGCGTAACACAAAACTATCAATTGTCATTCTCCAACGGAAATGATAAAATGAAGTATTACGTATCAGGAGGTTATACCAAAGAAGATGGTGTAATTAAAGTGGCTTTTTACGAACGCTACAACTTAAGAGCCAATCTTGAAAATCAGATTCGTTCCTGGTTAAAGTTCAATACCAATTTTGCTTATTCTGATTATTCCAGCAATGGGATTGTTTCTGGTCAGGGAGCCAACCGCGCAGGTGTTGTTCTTTCGGTAATCAACACGCCATCGTATGCAACTATCTGGGACAGCGAAAACCCCGGACAGTACAACAACAATTTTTACGGAGCCAATATCACGCATCCGGTTGAAAACATGTCTCGTACGGCAGACAACAAGACTAACAACAATCGCCTTGTGGGTAGTGTAAGTGGCGAAATTACTTTCCTTCCGGAACTTAAGTTCAAGACTACAACTTCAATCGACCGTGTGTACTATCATAACACAAGCTTCCTTGATCCGAAGAAGACGGAATATGGCCGTTCTCAGTATGGTAACGCTACCGATAACCGTTCTTTGACAACTATCATGGTGTTCGATAACATTATGAACTACGACAAGACTTTTGGAAAGCACAGCTTCAATGTAATGGCCGGTACTTCCGGAACAACGTCCAAGTGGTCGCAAAGCTATCAATCGGTTAGTCACTTTATGAATTCGGAAATCAAAACGTTGAATGCCGGTAATAAGGTTTCTCAGGGAAATGGGACATCGGCGGCCGACTGGAGCATTATGTCTTATCTGGGTCGTGTGGCTTACAACTATGACAGCAAGTATTTGTTTACGGCAAACTTCCGTTCAGACGGTTCTTCAAAGCTATCTCCGACAAAGCGTTGGGGTTATTTCCCCTCATTCTCTGCCGCATGGCGTATTTCGTCGGAAGAGTTTATGAAGGACATTACCTGGATAGACGACCTGAAGCTTCGCGGAGGTTGGGGACAAACGGGTAACCAGTCTGGTATCAGCGATTATGCCTATCTTCAACGGTATAACATTACCCGTCAGAACTGGTGGGAAACTGGTAAGGAAAATGCAATGGTTATTCTTTCGCCAGCTAATATGAAGAATCAGGATCTGACATGGGAGACAACCACTCAGACTAATATTGGTGTGGACTTGTCTATGTTCAGCAGCCGGTTGGTCTTCAATGCAGATGCTTATTATAAGTATACAACAGACCTGTTGATGGATGTGCCTCTGCCTTCTACCGCAGATGTAAGCTCTATTACACGCAATGAAGGAGAGATGGTTAACAAGGGTATCGAGTTTGCCATCAGTTCAAAGAACCTTGTAAATAAGTTGAAATGGGATACAGACTTTAATATTTCGTTCAACCGGAACGAAGTGAAAAAATTCACACTTCAGGATATTTACTATTTCGCTCAGACATCTGAAGCAACCAGCGAGAATGTGGTACGTATGACTTCAGGTCAGCCTTTGGGAATGTTCTGGGGTTATATCAATGATGGCGTTGATCCGGAAACAGGCGATTTAATCTACCGCGATCTGGATGGAAACGGAAAGATTACTTCAAGCGATAAAAGTTACATCGGAAACCCTAATCCAGACTTCACTTTCGGTTTAACCAACAATTTGTCATACAAAGGATTTAACCTGAATATTTTCTTCCAGGGTTCTGTAGGTAACGATATTTACAATGCTTCCCGTATGGAAACAGAAGGAATGTATGATGCCAAGAATCAATCTACCGAGGTGCTTAATCGCTGGAGAATTCCGGGACAGATCACTGATATGCCACGCGCGGTTGCAACAACCGACAACCTGAAAGCGTCGACCCGCTTTATTGAGGATGGCAGTTTCATGCGTTTAAAAACGGTTACGTTGTCTTATAACTTTTCCGGTGGTTTGCTTAAGAAGTGGAATATCGGAAGATTGCAGCCTTATTTCACTGCACAAAACCTGTTCACGCTTACGAACTATTCCGGCTTCGACCCCGAAGTAAACCAGTGGGGTGGAAGTGCTACGGTACAGGGTATCGACTGGGGTACGTATCCTCAGGTAAGATCGTATGTGTTTGGTGTTAATGTTGAATTTTAA
- a CDS encoding RagB/SusD family nutrient uptake outer membrane protein: protein MKNSVKLGLFMGAVLFATSCSLDQDPISEFSEITVGGKDTTDTSVKYKTKEEMKTQYDGIYKSIQDAQEAWYADMLVLNETHADNAYCGSSGAELTSLEQQTQDGTNKNIERDWNSFLGYINSANRVINNVDLVPDQSLTQAERKQWKAEAKIWRAWILFDMVRLWGDVPVVTEEAPNITAENVEEVYPLLYPSRKPVAEVYAQIIADLNAALEAGGAPDVNASNKFLLTKSVAKALLARVYAEKPVRDYAKVIQYAEAVEDDGFELVADYSDLFSVNDAKTDVNFRNTTESIFEVTYPVGSGSWVTWMFGIDHVDPSSTYNWAKWITPSRDLIQAFENEGDNVRMNEAIVWGQPSWSNHYPSDHYPFMYKTRSKYNSIIKIRLADILLLKAEAYVETGNLQAAAGIVNTIRNRAKLEDLPGTTTTSKDKMADAVLNERRLELAFEGQRWFDLVRTGKVFAVMNSLNSRDSGRLPVTPVTEATVLLPIPQTQIDKNPNLTQNTGY, encoded by the coding sequence ATGAAAAATAGCGTAAAATTAGGTTTATTCATGGGAGCGGTGCTTTTCGCCACCTCGTGTTCCCTTGACCAGGATCCTATCTCCGAATTCAGTGAAATCACTGTGGGAGGTAAGGATACGACAGATACTTCGGTTAAGTATAAGACCAAAGAAGAGATGAAAACCCAGTATGATGGTATTTATAAATCCATTCAGGATGCGCAGGAAGCCTGGTACGCGGATATGCTTGTGCTGAATGAAACGCATGCTGATAATGCTTATTGTGGTTCTTCGGGCGCCGAGCTTACTTCGCTTGAACAGCAAACGCAGGATGGAACAAACAAGAATATTGAACGTGACTGGAATTCATTCCTTGGTTATATCAATTCGGCCAATCGTGTAATCAATAATGTGGATCTTGTTCCCGATCAGTCTCTTACTCAGGCGGAACGGAAGCAATGGAAAGCGGAAGCAAAAATATGGAGAGCCTGGATTTTGTTCGACATGGTTCGGCTTTGGGGCGATGTTCCTGTAGTTACAGAGGAAGCTCCCAATATTACAGCGGAAAATGTGGAAGAGGTATATCCTTTGTTGTATCCGTCTCGTAAACCTGTTGCCGAAGTGTACGCGCAGATTATCGCAGACCTTAACGCTGCTTTGGAAGCGGGTGGTGCTCCGGATGTAAACGCGTCTAACAAATTTTTACTGACTAAATCGGTTGCTAAGGCGCTTCTTGCCCGTGTATATGCTGAAAAACCTGTACGCGATTATGCGAAAGTTATTCAGTATGCCGAGGCGGTTGAAGACGATGGTTTTGAACTGGTTGCCGATTATTCGGATCTGTTCTCTGTGAATGATGCAAAAACCGATGTTAACTTCCGTAACACAACCGAGTCTATTTTCGAAGTTACTTATCCGGTTGGTAGTGGTAGTTGGGTAACCTGGATGTTTGGTATCGATCATGTTGATCCAAGCAGTACGTATAACTGGGCAAAGTGGATCACTCCCTCGAGAGATCTTATTCAGGCGTTCGAAAACGAAGGAGATAATGTTCGTATGAATGAAGCCATTGTTTGGGGACAACCTTCCTGGAGCAATCACTATCCTTCTGATCACTATCCTTTCATGTACAAAACACGTTCAAAATACAACAGTATTATAAAGATTCGTCTGGCCGATATTCTTCTGCTTAAGGCTGAAGCTTACGTGGAGACAGGAAACCTTCAGGCTGCCGCCGGCATTGTAAATACAATCCGTAATCGTGCAAAGCTGGAAGATTTACCAGGAACTACGACTACTTCGAAAGATAAAATGGCTGATGCGGTATTAAATGAACGTCGTCTTGAGTTGGCTTTCGAAGGTCAACGTTGGTTTGACTTGGTTCGTACCGGCAAGGTGTTTGCCGTGATGAACAGTTTGAACTCACGCGATTCAGGTCGTTTGCCTGTTACTCCGGTAACCGAAGCAACGGTACTGTTGCCAATTCCTCAGACTCAAATTGATAAGAATCCGAATCTTACACAGAATACGGGATATTAA
- a CDS encoding glycoside hydrolase family 30 beta sandwich domain-containing protein: protein MFAKLVTVFSMSLLLFSGCGGETKDNGEVPDPDQPGSVTPDVDLYITTANGGRRFFHDSLAFNSKPNMSPYTITLNPAESYQVMEGFGAAITGSSCYNLLKMKAEDRTKLLMDTFDPVSGMGYSYIRVSMGCSDFSLSEYTHCDTKGIENFAMHSEDKTYVIPVLKEILAIRPDIRIMASPWTCPKWMKVNNLTERKPFDSWTSGQLNPAYYGDYATYFVKYIQAMKAEGINITSVTIQNEPLNRYNSASLYMTWQEQRDFIKTALGPAFRDAGIQSKIIVYDHNYNYDADRAENQDQIDYPIHIYNDPEAAQYIDGAAYHAYGGNKAELADVHSKNAAKNLYFTEISIGSWGYSFADDLMWNMNEVCLGTINNWAKAVIVWNFMLDTNHGPNRPGGCNTCYGAIDIQTDYKTMTRNSHYYTIGHLAKVIAPGAKRIATTGYKATGLYYAAFSNPDASYAVVLQNDTDKSMSVTMAQGSHTFTFEIPAKAVVSGKWKN, encoded by the coding sequence ATGTTTGCAAAACTAGTTACAGTTTTTTCGATGTCTCTGCTGCTTTTTAGTGGTTGTGGCGGTGAAACAAAAGACAATGGAGAAGTGCCTGATCCGGATCAACCCGGATCGGTAACTCCCGATGTGGATTTGTATATTACCACAGCCAACGGTGGCAGACGGTTTTTCCATGACTCGCTCGCTTTTAACTCGAAGCCGAACATGTCTCCGTATACTATTACGCTTAATCCGGCAGAAAGTTATCAGGTGATGGAGGGTTTCGGAGCAGCAATTACGGGTTCTTCCTGCTATAATTTGCTGAAAATGAAAGCCGAAGATCGTACAAAACTGCTTATGGATACCTTTGATCCGGTATCGGGTATGGGATATAGTTACATCCGCGTTTCGATGGGTTGCTCAGACTTTTCACTGAGTGAGTATACGCATTGTGATACGAAGGGGATAGAAAATTTTGCCATGCATTCGGAAGATAAAACGTATGTGATTCCGGTGCTGAAGGAGATTTTGGCTATTCGTCCGGATATCCGTATCATGGCTTCGCCGTGGACATGTCCGAAGTGGATGAAGGTCAATAATCTTACGGAAAGAAAACCTTTCGATTCGTGGACAAGCGGTCAGCTTAACCCCGCCTATTACGGTGATTATGCCACTTACTTTGTAAAGTACATTCAGGCGATGAAGGCCGAAGGAATCAATATTACTTCGGTTACTATTCAGAATGAGCCGTTGAACCGGTATAATTCTGCGTCGTTGTACATGACATGGCAGGAGCAGCGCGACTTTATAAAGACGGCCCTCGGACCGGCATTCAGAGACGCAGGTATTCAGTCTAAAATCATCGTCTACGATCATAACTATAATTATGACGCCGACAGAGCCGAAAACCAGGATCAGATCGATTATCCGATTCATATTTACAACGATCCGGAAGCTGCTCAGTATATAGACGGTGCTGCCTATCATGCTTATGGAGGCAATAAAGCAGAGCTGGCCGATGTGCACAGTAAGAATGCGGCAAAGAACCTGTATTTTACGGAAATATCCATTGGTAGCTGGGGTTATAGTTTTGCAGACGACTTAATGTGGAATATGAATGAAGTTTGTTTGGGTACGATCAACAACTGGGCTAAGGCGGTTATTGTGTGGAACTTTATGCTCGACACAAATCATGGACCGAATCGTCCCGGGGGGTGCAACACTTGTTATGGTGCAATCGATATTCAGACAGATTACAAGACCATGACACGCAATTCTCATTACTATACCATCGGTCACCTTGCTAAGGTGATTGCTCCCGGAGCAAAACGTATTGCAACCACAGGTTATAAAGCAACCGGATTGTATTACGCTGCTTTCTCTAACCCTGACGCCTCGTATGCGGTTGTATTGCAAAACGATACAGATAAGTCGATGAGTGTTACGATGGCACAAGGGTCGCATACATTTACTTTCGAGATTCCGGCTAAAGCTGTTGTTTCGGGAAAATGGAAAAATTAA
- a CDS encoding DUF5125 domain-containing protein, translating to MKKYKSIVFALAGLFSLAACENDDLATGNPVISSTTQFGEAMFGDSLTFSADVADGDVPLSTLKAQLFYGTEKVSETVIRTKTDGDYSGKIFVPYYANVPNATATLKLVLQNINFTITEQEFNLALSRPDYPYLTFVTSDKEYRMERVGLYQYKATAEFPQKIKGYIKTPVVSAAGNEIVFGWAGGAIAQGTTNAISFSNTTAGTYDIDFNTMTYEAAPFIKLMFAGSEMSMVDDNNYKIEKELTKGQVIEVSGIANFNDWWIDSDFFQKGTDGRLTFLPVSGKYRITANFERNYFIVEHMNGNDLSALDKDGNAIWIIGWGIGKPTYDNNVNWSTDKALCMAKIGDKKFQLTFKPYPVTFNGDGTIASKYDFKFFYQKNWGGEFLGADYVSTQTDMIYVTESGNFQAAADLILDPVKWYVITMDLTQGNKKAVMTLAEKK from the coding sequence ATGAAAAAATATAAATCAATTGTATTTGCGCTTGCAGGTTTGTTTAGTTTAGCGGCTTGCGAGAACGACGATTTGGCTACGGGTAATCCGGTTATTAGCTCCACAACACAATTCGGGGAAGCTATGTTTGGAGACAGTCTTACTTTTAGTGCTGATGTTGCCGATGGAGATGTGCCTCTTTCCACTTTGAAAGCACAGCTGTTTTACGGTACTGAAAAAGTATCCGAAACAGTCATACGGACGAAGACAGATGGTGATTATTCTGGTAAAATCTTTGTTCCTTACTATGCCAATGTGCCTAATGCAACAGCTACCCTGAAGCTGGTATTGCAGAATATTAATTTTACAATCACAGAGCAGGAGTTCAACCTGGCACTTTCGCGTCCGGATTATCCCTATCTTACGTTTGTAACTTCGGATAAAGAGTATCGTATGGAACGTGTGGGCTTGTATCAGTACAAGGCAACAGCCGAATTCCCGCAGAAGATTAAAGGCTATATCAAGACTCCGGTAGTTTCTGCAGCTGGAAATGAGATTGTTTTTGGATGGGCTGGCGGTGCCATAGCACAAGGTACAACCAATGCCATTTCTTTCTCTAACACCACTGCCGGTACTTATGATATCGATTTCAATACCATGACGTACGAGGCTGCACCGTTTATTAAACTGATGTTTGCCGGAAGTGAGATGAGTATGGTGGACGACAATAATTACAAGATAGAGAAAGAGCTTACAAAAGGCCAGGTTATAGAGGTTTCAGGTATTGCCAATTTCAATGATTGGTGGATCGATTCCGACTTTTTCCAAAAAGGAACAGATGGCAGATTAACGTTCTTGCCGGTAAGTGGAAAATACAGAATTACTGCTAACTTTGAACGTAATTACTTTATTGTGGAACACATGAATGGTAACGATCTTTCCGCTTTGGATAAGGATGGAAATGCTATTTGGATAATAGGTTGGGGAATTGGAAAGCCAACATACGATAATAATGTGAATTGGAGCACAGACAAGGCTCTTTGCATGGCTAAAATCGGTGATAAGAAGTTCCAGCTTACTTTTAAACCTTATCCTGTAACATTTAATGGAGATGGAACGATTGCAAGCAAGTACGACTTTAAGTTTTTCTATCAAAAGAACTGGGGTGGCGAATTCCTGGGTGCCGATTATGTTTCCACACAAACAGATATGATTTACGTGACCGAGTCCGGTAACTTCCAGGCAGCGGCAGATCTTATTCTGGATCCAGTAAAATGGTATGTAATTACAATGGATCTGACTCAGGGAAACAAGAAAGCTGTGATGACACTTGCTGAAAAAAAATAA
- a CDS encoding glycoside hydrolase family 30 beta sandwich domain-containing protein: protein MCIKRITCNVVGLGLLTSVLFSACTAQKKVSAYVTTADQSMVFKPLSIPVDKGSSSDANTIVLNPAVKYQEMDGFGAAITGSTCYNLLKMTAQDRAALLKETFDPVQGMGYSYIRIAMGCSDFSMEEYTHCDSVGIENFAIHELDKRDLFPILKEILAINPKVKIMSSPWTPPIWMKVNNLKECKPFPSWINGQLNPAFYQDYATYFVKFIQAMEKEGFHIDATTIQNEPLNRGNSASLFMTWQEQRDFIKTALGPAFKKAGIKTKIVAYDHNYNYDYPDKEECADQVGYPEHIYADPEAAQYIDGAAFHAYGGDKQEMLRIHNVRPDKNLYFTEISIGEWGDGYSFASDLMWNLREVGIGTINNFSKAIMVWNLMLDDKHAPYRPHGCNMCLGAIDISSTDYKTMVKNSHYYAMGHLSKVIKPGAYRIGVSDWQKKGIYYTAVMNPDGSYGIVLQNETDVAVDIKVSEGNNTFHFAVPAKSVNSFIW from the coding sequence ATGTGCATTAAAAGAATTACATGTAACGTGGTTGGTCTGGGGTTGTTAACGTCCGTACTTTTCTCTGCTTGTACTGCGCAGAAGAAAGTGAGTGCGTATGTTACCACCGCAGACCAGTCCATGGTCTTTAAACCTTTATCCATTCCGGTGGATAAAGGTTCATCTTCGGATGCGAATACGATTGTGTTGAATCCTGCTGTAAAATACCAGGAGATGGATGGCTTTGGTGCCGCGATTACCGGTTCGACGTGCTATAATCTGCTAAAGATGACAGCGCAGGACCGTGCAGCGTTACTGAAGGAAACCTTCGATCCGGTTCAGGGTATGGGGTATAGTTATATTCGTATCGCTATGGGATGTTCCGATTTTTCGATGGAAGAGTACACCCATTGCGACTCGGTCGGAATCGAGAACTTTGCTATTCATGAACTGGATAAGCGCGATCTATTCCCTATTTTGAAAGAGATTCTGGCAATTAATCCGAAGGTAAAGATAATGAGCTCGCCCTGGACTCCTCCCATATGGATGAAGGTGAACAATCTGAAGGAATGCAAGCCTTTTCCGTCATGGATAAATGGTCAGCTTAATCCTGCATTCTATCAGGACTATGCGACTTATTTTGTGAAATTTATCCAGGCTATGGAAAAAGAAGGTTTCCACATTGACGCGACAACGATTCAGAATGAACCGCTAAACAGAGGAAATTCTGCTTCCTTGTTCATGACCTGGCAGGAACAGCGTGATTTCATTAAAACGGCTTTGGGTCCGGCTTTCAAAAAGGCGGGTATTAAGACTAAAATCGTTGCTTACGACCATAACTACAATTACGATTATCCGGATAAAGAGGAGTGTGCTGATCAGGTAGGTTATCCCGAACATATTTATGCAGATCCGGAAGCAGCTCAGTATATTGATGGAGCCGCTTTTCACGCATATGGAGGAGATAAGCAAGAAATGCTTCGTATTCACAATGTGCGTCCGGACAAGAATCTTTATTTTACGGAGATTTCAATCGGAGAGTGGGGGGATGGTTACTCTTTTGCAAGCGATTTAATGTGGAATTTGCGCGAAGTAGGCATTGGAACTATTAATAATTTTAGTAAAGCGATTATGGTGTGGAACCTGATGCTTGACGATAAACATGCTCCTTATCGTCCTCATGGATGCAACATGTGTCTGGGTGCCATTGATATTAGTTCTACTGATTACAAGACGATGGTAAAAAACAGCCACTATTATGCTATGGGCCATTTGTCTAAGGTAATCAAGCCCGGGGCTTATCGAATCGGGGTTTCTGATTGGCAGAAAAAGGGTATTTATTATACAGCCGTTATGAATCCGGATGGTTCTTATGGCATTGTTTTGCAAAATGAGACAGATGTTGCTGTTGATATTAAGGTTTCCGAAGGAAATAACACCTTTCATTTTGCTGTACCAGCCAAAAGCGTCAACTCCTTTATTTGGTAA